ACGCGGCTGGAAACAGCGACCCAAGTTTGCTCCAGCCCCGCCACCACCCCTGATGCAGGAACTAGGAGCCCGCCAACCGCGCTGCCGTAGCAACGCACCACCGCCTGCACCGGAACCGGAACCTTGATCTGGAAGTGACCCCTTCCCGGCGTTCCGCGGAACGGCGAAACCCCGCCCAGCGCCTGTCCCAGTCATCCTGCAGTATCCCAGCAGGCCCGTCTACTCTCCGGAGGGAAGTCGTCTTGCCCCAGGTTTTGACTCTCCTTGCCTCGGAACGTGACCCTGATGGACATCAACTCCCTCCAATCAACTGGCAAAGTGGTTGCCGACGGCCAATGGTAAGGCGGTAGGATGCCACTTAGGCATAAGGACCGCCTCCAACTTGTCCGAGCCGGACGAGTATAATGATTGGTAGAATCGAGTAATTGCGGGCCAGCGTTATCCAATCATGGAGAGCTGCTCGGAGCCGGCCCAATGAGGGCTTCCGGAGGGCGGGCCCGGCCgccgcgggccgggccgggggaaGGCTCAGGCTGGCTAGCCCGGGTCCCGGGCCGTCAAGGGCTCCGGCAAGCGTGCGGGGATGAGCGGAACCCtgggccgggcggcggcggctctGCTCCGCTGGGGgcgcggcgcgggcggcggcggcctgCGGGGCCCGGGCGTGCGGGCGGCGAGCTCGGGCGGCAGCGGCTCGGCCGAGCACCTGGACGCGCTGGTGAAGAAGGACAAGGTGGTGGTCTTCCTCAAGGGGACGCCGGAGCAGCCCCAGTGCGGCTTCAGCAACGCCGTCGTGCAGATCCTGCGGCTGCACGGCGTCCGCGACTACGCGGCCTACAACGTGCTGGACGACCCCCAGCTCCGGCAAGGTCAGAGCTGGCGGGGGGCGACCGGCCGAGGCGGTTCTGCGGGGCAGACGGTCTGTCGCTCAAGGTCCGGCCGAGGGTTGGAGCGGGTTTGGAGCACGGGCTCCCACGCTGCGTTagagggcctgggggtgggggcctgacTAACTCGAACTGACTCTTGAGAATCTGGGGCTGTGGGCCGACTTGGGCAGTGGGGTAAGTCCTAGCGGTTCACCGGTACGTACTCTGACCTGAAATAGGCATTTCGGGACGAGTTGTTTTAGGTTGAATCCAAGGAGAGTGGTCTGCAGCCTGACTCCCctctctgcagggctggggaagTCGGGCAGAAAGCGGTATAGGAAGAGCTACTAGAAGGTGGGCACTTCGGGGACACTGTTGGGGATGGCTTGTTTCATGGACAAGGAGCTGGTGCAGTTGATCGTGGGGGGAGGGCCGAGGTTGCCCTTGTCTGAGGCTAGTGGGTCAGAGGGCTGGCCTGTAGAGCCTCAAGGCTCGGGGTGTCTGGAACCGTTCTCTATTGTTGCTACAAGGAGGGGGTTGACACAGCACTTAGATGGTCTCAGTTGGAATCTGTtggcttggggaaaaaaaagttatgaaatttgtttttagaTACACAAGGATGGGAGAAGTTCATGGGGGCTAACTAAGGCTTGGAGAGGCTTGTGGGGAGAGGGACAAGGAATGACTCCTGGGCCCTAGTAACTCAAGCTTGGAGCTTCAGAAGCCAAGAGCCAGTCAGGGTCTGGGCAGatgcagtggggtgggggtgggggaaatctGTGACATTTCCCTagggagtagggggtggggtggggatgagggccCTGACAGTTAATTAGCATCTTTTCTGCTGAGCACCTTGCTGAGAACCTCACCGGCATTCTTCTTTTATCtgagtgggggaggaggaagaggccagaACACATGGGTCTGCTTCTTGGCTAGGGATGATGGGGTTGGTGGAGAAATGGGGAGGCTGTATCTGTACCCCTAAAGGCTGGTGTTCCAGTTAGAGTCCCACTATAACTGAGTCCCTGGCATCTCCCCAAGTCTCCTGCTGTTCAGTTAGTGTTCTAAAAAGAGTTTAAAGGCACCAAGTTCTACGCTATTCTATTTAGAATTCTAAATTTCGTTATTCTACATTTGAAGTTGTTAATCACAGTCATTCTGACATTGATGAGACAGGTTGGTGTCACGGAAAGGCTTTGGGTTAGAATCCTTCTGCGGCCAATCAGCTGTGCACCCTGAAGCAAGTCACAAAactgcattttcctttctggTGATATGAGGATAATGAAACCACACTTggcaaaattttttgtttttgtttttgttttttaattggtttatttatttctgtgtttttttatggaggtaccagggattgaacccaagacctcgtgcttgctaagtatgtgctctaccattgagctatactcaACCCCCTTTGGCAAAGTTTTTGTGTAGAACTTTAGAAAGCGCCTGTCATCTTatctggcacacagaaggcaccCATTCAATGGTCACTATTTTATTAGTAGTACTTCATGGTTTCAAAAGTATTCTTTTCAACATTATCTAATCCTCAGAAAAATCTTGGTTTTGGTGGGTGGAAACGAGTAGGAGTGGAGGTGTCAGCTCAGCATGATCAGATCTATATCATATTACCAATGTGTTATGCTCGCCATCCCTCGGCCTTCCTGGTCTACTGGAATGCTGCCAGTCACCGGCTCCCCAGACAGGGTGATCTGCAGTCTTCGTCCAGCCGCCACTTCTCTGCCTGAAAGATAAGATAGGGGAAACTACTGTGCAATCTTCCTGCTGGGACCTTGC
This is a stretch of genomic DNA from Camelus ferus isolate YT-003-E chromosome 6, BCGSAC_Cfer_1.0, whole genome shotgun sequence. It encodes these proteins:
- the GLRX5 gene encoding glutaredoxin-related protein 5, mitochondrial, with the protein product MSGTLGRAAAALLRWGRGAGGGGLRGPGVRAASSGGSGSAEHLDALVKKDKVVVFLKGTPEQPQCGFSNAVVQILRLHGVRDYAAYNVLDDPQLRQGIKDYSNWPTIPQVYLNGEFVGGCDILLQMHQNGDLVEELKKLGIRSALLDEKKDQDSK